A region of Acidisarcina sp. DNA encodes the following proteins:
- a CDS encoding 2-oxoacid:acceptor oxidoreductase subunit alpha, with amino-acid sequence MATGDVVLGTTSVHTTQPDSEVQQAAASRRIVNDFSIQVATVNGSGSQSANSVLLKSIFGMGVPVSGKNLFPSNIAGLPTWFTIRASKDGYVARKKEIDILVALNPETAKQDMLSLHPGAAAIYEASLDLKQYRSEDISCYPVPFDKLTAAICPEAKLRKLVKNMVYVGVVAKLLGMDGAVVEHAVRNQFARKQKAADLNWNAVKAGYEYAAENLTKVDPFTLERMTATTGKIIIDGNEATALGCMFAGVTVVGWYPITPSSSVVEDLIDLLKRYRVEPDGKATFAVVQAEDELASIGMVLGAGWAGARSMTATSGPGLSLMTEFAGLGYYAELPGVIFDVQRTGPSTGMPTRTSQADLLAVAFLSHGDTKHVFLLPGSVKECYEFAGAAFDLTERLQTPVFVLSDLDLGMNNWMSDPFEYPEKPLDRGKVLTAEDLKRLGGFARYKDVDGDAIPYRTLPGTDHPLAAYFTRGSGHNDQALYSEKPEEYQGIMERLARKFETARTLVPAPVVQTGKSKIGFIGFGSSDFAIVESRDQLRKEHGLETDYMRIRAYPFTTAVHEFIASHDRVYVIEQNRDAQMLSLLKLDLPAAETTKLRSILHFNGLPMDARSITEAAAVQEGL; translated from the coding sequence ATGGCGACAGGAGATGTAGTCCTGGGTACGACGAGCGTACACACTACGCAGCCAGACTCAGAGGTGCAACAAGCAGCGGCATCCAGACGTATCGTTAACGATTTCAGCATCCAGGTGGCTACAGTCAATGGCTCTGGATCGCAGTCAGCCAATAGCGTTTTGTTGAAGAGCATCTTCGGGATGGGCGTCCCGGTGAGCGGCAAGAATCTATTTCCTTCCAATATTGCCGGGTTGCCCACCTGGTTCACCATCCGAGCGAGTAAAGACGGGTATGTCGCCCGAAAGAAAGAAATCGACATCCTGGTTGCACTCAACCCGGAGACGGCGAAGCAAGACATGTTGTCGCTGCATCCCGGAGCGGCGGCTATCTACGAAGCATCCCTCGACCTGAAGCAATACCGCAGCGAAGATATCTCCTGCTATCCCGTTCCCTTTGACAAGCTGACCGCCGCCATTTGCCCTGAGGCCAAGCTGCGCAAGCTGGTCAAGAACATGGTCTACGTGGGTGTGGTTGCCAAGCTGCTCGGGATGGATGGAGCGGTTGTCGAGCACGCAGTCCGCAACCAGTTTGCGCGCAAGCAGAAGGCTGCTGACCTGAACTGGAACGCGGTCAAGGCTGGCTACGAGTACGCCGCTGAGAATCTGACCAAGGTTGATCCGTTCACTCTGGAGCGGATGACGGCAACGACAGGGAAGATCATCATCGATGGCAACGAAGCTACGGCCCTGGGCTGTATGTTCGCTGGCGTTACGGTGGTGGGGTGGTATCCCATTACGCCGTCGTCCTCGGTGGTCGAGGACCTGATCGATTTGTTGAAGCGCTATCGTGTCGAGCCGGACGGCAAGGCGACCTTCGCGGTGGTGCAGGCAGAGGACGAGCTGGCCTCGATCGGTATGGTGTTGGGAGCTGGCTGGGCTGGTGCCCGCTCGATGACCGCGACCTCCGGGCCTGGACTCTCCCTGATGACGGAGTTTGCAGGACTGGGCTACTATGCCGAACTTCCTGGCGTGATCTTCGACGTGCAGCGTACAGGACCTTCGACGGGTATGCCCACGCGCACTTCGCAAGCCGATCTTCTCGCGGTTGCATTTCTCTCTCACGGTGACACCAAGCATGTGTTTCTGCTGCCCGGTTCGGTGAAGGAGTGCTACGAATTTGCAGGGGCGGCCTTCGATCTGACGGAGCGTCTGCAGACACCTGTTTTCGTGCTGTCCGACCTGGATCTCGGTATGAACAACTGGATGTCCGATCCGTTCGAATATCCGGAGAAACCGCTGGATCGCGGAAAAGTTCTGACCGCTGAGGACCTGAAGCGGCTGGGTGGATTTGCGCGCTACAAGGACGTGGATGGCGACGCCATTCCATATCGCACCTTGCCTGGTACCGATCATCCGCTGGCTGCCTACTTCACCCGCGGCAGCGGCCACAACGATCAGGCACTCTACTCTGAGAAACCGGAGGAGTACCAGGGGATCATGGAGCGGCTGGCGCGGAAGTTTGAGACCGCTCGCACGCTGGTTCCGGCTCCTGTAGTGCAAACCGGCAAGTCCAAGATTGGCTTTATCGGCTTTGGCAGTTCTGATTTTGCCATTGTCGAGAGCCGCGATCAGCTCAGGAAAGAGCATGGCCTGGAAACCGACTACATGCGCATCCGGGCATACCCGTTTACCACCGCGGTGCATGAGTTCATCGCTTCGCACGATCGCGTCTACGTGATCGAACAAAACCGCGACGCACAAATGTTGAGCCTGCTCAAGCTCGACCTGCCAGCGGCAGAGACAACCAAACTTCGCAGCATACTGCACTTCAACGGGCTTCCGATGGACGCACGAAGCATAACCGAAGCGGCGGCAGTGCAGGAGGGGCTCTAA